The proteins below are encoded in one region of Thermosulfurimonas marina:
- a CDS encoding hydrogenase maturation protease: MGNLLLSDEGFGVHVVRELERRYRIPPEVEVVDGGCLGFSLPDYLRGRERVWVIDVVAAEALPGTIFTFRGKEVLSSFGALKPRTAHEATLVEALHFAEFAGVLPEDLTVFAAVPERLSPGLELSAPLQRALEEVLILLRSELAACGLGLEEKLCA, from the coding sequence GTGGGAAACCTCCTCCTTTCGGACGAAGGGTTCGGGGTTCATGTGGTAAGGGAGCTGGAGAGGCGCTACCGGATCCCTCCGGAGGTGGAAGTGGTGGATGGAGGTTGTCTTGGTTTCTCCCTCCCGGACTATCTCCGGGGGCGCGAGCGGGTGTGGGTCATAGATGTAGTGGCCGCCGAAGCCCTGCCGGGGACCATTTTTACCTTCCGGGGAAAAGAGGTTCTCTCCTCCTTCGGGGCCCTTAAGCCCCGCACGGCCCACGAGGCCACCCTAGTGGAGGCCCTGCATTTTGCGGAATTCGCCGGGGTCCTGCCGGAAGACCTCACGGTATTTGCTGCGGTCCCGGAAAGACTTTCTCCGGGACTGGAACTCTCGGCCCCTTTGCAGAGGGCGCTGGAGGAGGTTTTAATCCTATTGAGAAGTGAGCTTGCGGCCTGCGGACTCGGCCT